The window CGGCACACCAGCCGGCTGGTGTTCACCGCCGAGGACGTCCTCGACCGCATCGACGACCACGGCGACCTCCTCCTCGACCTCCACAAGAAGCCGGCCGCCCTGCCGTCGCCCTGACCCGCGACGGCGGGGTTTCGCCCGGACAGGACGGGTACTCCTCTCCCAGCAAGAGCCCATAAAGGGAAGGAGCGAACCTGTGAAGGGCGACGTCGAGACCTACCACGAAAACGGCCAGTGGCAGAACAAGATCGAGGGAAGCTCCGCGCCGGAGAAGAGCACCTTCGACACCAAGGAAGCCGCCGTCACCGGAGGCCGTGACCTGGCCCGCGAGCGCAAGGTCGAGCACTTCATCCGCAACCTCGACGGCAAAATCGGCGAACGCAACACCTACGGCCACGACCCCCGCAACATCCCCGGCTGATGTGCGGTCGGTCCGCCTCCACCACCAGCGACAAGGACATCGCCGCCGCGTTCGGCGTCGGGGAAATCGACGGTCACGAACTCCCGCCGTCCTGGAACGTCGCCCCCACCCAGCAGGCGCGCGATACCTGAGCTTGCCGTCGCACATCCCGGGGTCAAAGGCAACAACGGTGGCTTTCGCTTTCGGCGCTATCGTCGACGCCAGGTCCATCGCCGATGGCAGTTGGGTCACTGGACCGGCACGGGCAGGAGAGCCAGCTCCTGCCAGTCGTCTCCGGGCATCGTTGTCATGAGCACCCGTGGTGTCTCGACGAGGGCGCCGGGCCACTCGCGTTGGATCTTCGGGATCAGCGGTGACTTCAGGTGCCGCTCGACGCCGTCCTCGCAGTGCCCTTCTATCAGGAAGAAGACGTTCGGTTCGTCGACACAGCGCGCCCACCAGAACCAGAGGTTGCTGTCCTCGGCTCGCGTGGCGCGGGTGAATTCGTCGACGAGGTGGAGCCACCGGCCTGTCCACTCTTCGCGCACGGTGAAGCGGATGACGACGATCTGCATCAGGGAGCCCTCCGTTCGCGGGCAGGCGCGGTCCACCGGCCGAGGACGGCGGCCCAGTCCCCGGATGTGACGTCGCCGGCCCAAGCGACGTAGCCGTCCGGCCGCACCAGCAGCCCCGGTCCGTCGTCGGTGCGGTGCACCACCGGCATCGGGGCCCGCACGTGTCCGGCTTCGCGGCCGGCCACGAGCACGAACTCGCCGTGGCGCAAAGCCTCGAGCAACCGGCCTTCCCGCAATGCGACCTCGCCGGCGGGGGTGCCGACCAGCGTGTGTTCGGACGACGCGCGGCGGTAGCGGATCCCGGTCCCGGTGAACATCCCGGCAGCTTTGCCGGAGAACCTGCGGCTTCGCAGTAGCGCTGCGAGTGCGTGGTTGCGCAACATCCGCATCGGCCACGACCGCAACGTCATCATCCGGATGGTGGCTCCGCTGGTGCGGAGCACCAGCTTCCCGACCGGGTGTCGTTCGGCTTGGTAGGTGTCGAGGATCGCGGGGTCGGCGCCGTCGAGGACGGTGGCCAGTTTCCAGCCGAGGTTGGCCGCGTCCTGGATGCCCGTGTTCATGCCCTGACCGCCCGCGGGCGAATGGACGTGGGCAGCGTCGCCGGCGAAGAACACCCTGCCCGAGCGATAGGTGCCGATCTGGCGTTCGTCGCTGCGGAACTGGGAAATCCACCGGGTCTCGCCCATGCCGAAGTCGGTGCCCATGGTCCGCCGGAGGATGTCGCGGACCAAGGCCGGTTCGGCGCGGAAGGCCGGGTCGTCCTCGTGACGGCGATCCCAGGCGATGATGCGGAACCAACCGTCGCCAAAGGGCGCGAGGAACGCGAAGCTGTTCTTGACGGCGTCCACGGTGATGACGGTGTCCGGCGGCTCGGCGAGGTACGCGTCGGCGAGCATGATCGACCTCAGCAGCGTCTTGCCCGGGAACTCCGTGCCGGTCAGGCGCCGGACGGTGCTGTGCGCACCGTCGGCGGCGACCACATAGGACGCTTTCCACACGAGGTCACCGGCCTGGACGACGACGCCGTCGTCCAGCTGCTCCAGGCCCGTGACACCGGCTCCGCGCACGATCTGCGCGCCGTGATCCCGGGCGTACTTCTCGAGCAACGCGTCCACGTTGCGCTGCGGCGTCACGAGCAGGAACGGAAACCTGGACGGCAGCTGGGTGAGGTCGAGCCCCGCGCTCTTCCACAGGCTCAGGCTGCCCGCCTTGGTACCCGTGGCGACCAGCTCGTCGGCGAGGCCGCGGGTGTCCAGGACCTCCAGCGTCCGGGCGTGGGTCCCGAACGCCCGGCTGAGCGGCGAAGCCTCGGCGTGCTTTTCGACGACCACGACCGACCGACCGGCCAGGGCCAGCTCCCCGGCCAGCATGCAGCCCGTCGGGCCGCCTCCGACCACGACGACATCTACGGTGCCCATCAGAACCTCCTAAGTCAACAGCGGGTGACTTTAACGGTACGAGCACCGCCGGGCGAAGTCAACCATCGATGACTTATGCTGACGTCATGCCCGAAACCCGCCGACGTTCCGCCCCCGCCACGCGCGCCGCGATCCTCGAAGCCGCACGAGAACGCTTCGGCGCACAGGGATTCGACCGGGTGCGGCTGCGCGACGTGGCCGCGGACGTCGGCGTCGACCCGGCGATGGTCATCCGCTACTTCGGCACGAAGGAAGGCCTCTTCGCCGCGGCGGCGGCGTTCGAGCTGAATCTGCCCGACCTCACCGAGGTGACGGCCGACGAGCTCGGGCACGTGCTGATGCCACGGTTCTTCAGCGTCTGGGAGGACGACGCCGGATTCCTTTCCCTGCTGCGCGCGGCCACGACCAGCGAAGCCGCGGCGGTGAAGATGCTGGAACTGTTCACCAGCCAGGTCACCCCGGCCGTGGCCACCGTCGCGGCCGACCGTGCCCCCGAGCGCGCCGCGCTCCTCGGCTCACAGATTCTCGGCTTGGCCCTCTCGCGCTACGTGCTGAAGGTGCCGCCCCTGGCGCACATGGGGCGTGCCGAACTGGAAGCCTGGGTCACCCCGGTCATCCGGCACTACCTGACCGATCCCGCCGCCCCAGTGCCGACGTGAAATCCAGGTGGACGCAGTAGTCGCCCACCTGCTCCCCGCGAGCCGAATGGCCGTCCCGCACGGCAGGGCCAGCGGCTTGCCCTCCGGGGACTCCGCTTCGATCGTGAAGGGCCAGAACAGCTGGACTTCGCCCGCCAGTGTGATCTGGTCGACGACGTGGCGGACCCACGGCAGGGCCACGACCGCGCCAGCCGTGGCTGCGATGATCGCGGCGCGGCCGGTCAGTGGCTCGTTGTTGCCGAACACGTAGGTGGCGTCGTCGGCGAACCAGGGGCAAACGCAGCGATGACCGCGGCCTTGGACGACGCGTTGAACCGGCTCGCTGACGACCCCGAGCTGCGAGCCGGCGTCCTCACCGGCGGCCCGGACATCTTCTGCGCCGGAACGGACCTGGCCGACGGACCGGGCGGACCCACCCCGCGCGGCTGCTCGTACGGCCTCATCGCCCGCCGACGCACCACACCCCTGATCGCCGCCGTCGAAGGACCGGCTTACGGCGGCGGTTTCGAGATCGCGATGGCCTGTGACATCATCGTCGCTGGACGCTCGGCACGCTTCGCCCTGCCGGAAGCGACTCACGGCCTGGTCGCCAACTGCGGCGCCCTCTTCCGTGGGCCCCGCACCCTTCCGCCGATGGTGGG of the Amycolatopsis sp. NBC_01488 genome contains:
- a CDS encoding DUF2188 domain-containing protein, with amino-acid sequence MKGDVETYHENGQWQNKIEGSSAPEKSTFDTKEAAVTGGRDLARERKVEHFIRNLDGKIGERNTYGHDPRNIPG
- a CDS encoding SOS response-associated peptidase family protein, yielding MCGRSASTTSDKDIAAAFGVGEIDGHELPPSWNVAPTQQARDT
- a CDS encoding putative quinol monooxygenase, coding for MQIVVIRFTVREEWTGRWLHLVDEFTRATRAEDSNLWFWWARCVDEPNVFFLIEGHCEDGVERHLKSPLIPKIQREWPGALVETPRVLMTTMPGDDWQELALLPVPVQ
- a CDS encoding FAD-dependent oxidoreductase, producing MGTVDVVVVGGGPTGCMLAGELALAGRSVVVVEKHAEASPLSRAFGTHARTLEVLDTRGLADELVATGTKAGSLSLWKSAGLDLTQLPSRFPFLLVTPQRNVDALLEKYARDHGAQIVRGAGVTGLEQLDDGVVVQAGDLVWKASYVVAADGAHSTVRRLTGTEFPGKTLLRSIMLADAYLAEPPDTVITVDAVKNSFAFLAPFGDGWFRIIAWDRRHEDDPAFRAEPALVRDILRRTMGTDFGMGETRWISQFRSDERQIGTYRSGRVFFAGDAAHVHSPAGGQGMNTGIQDAANLGWKLATVLDGADPAILDTYQAERHPVGKLVLRTSGATIRMMTLRSWPMRMLRNHALAALLRSRRFSGKAAGMFTGTGIRYRRASSEHTLVGTPAGEVALREGRLLEALRHGEFVLVAGREAGHVRAPMPVVHRTDDGPGLLVRPDGYVAWAGDVTSGDWAAVLGRWTAPARERRAP
- a CDS encoding TetR/AcrR family transcriptional regulator — its product is MPETRRRSAPATRAAILEAARERFGAQGFDRVRLRDVAADVGVDPAMVIRYFGTKEGLFAAAAAFELNLPDLTEVTADELGHVLMPRFFSVWEDDAGFLSLLRAATTSEAAAVKMLELFTSQVTPAVATVAADRAPERAALLGSQILGLALSRYVLKVPPLAHMGRAELEAWVTPVIRHYLTDPAAPVPT
- a CDS encoding enoyl-CoA hydratase-related protein, which translates into the protein MADPRQGHDRASRGCDDRGAAGQWLVVAEHVGGVVGEPGANAAMTAALDDALNRLADDPELRAGVLTGGPDIFCAGTDLADGPGGPTPRGCSYGLIARRRTTPLIAAVEGPAYGGGFEIAMACDIIVAGRSARFALPEATHGLVANCGALFRGPRTLPPMVGRHLLLTGQPMPAERLYALGLVSELADDGRAEDAALALADTISANSPAAVSATPKPSVTSTSATTSWAGTPPATPTPRTARAARKPRGLTAFREKREPRW